One segment of Kogia breviceps isolate mKogBre1 chromosome 14, mKogBre1 haplotype 1, whole genome shotgun sequence DNA contains the following:
- the PCMTD2 gene encoding LOW QUALITY PROTEIN: protein-L-isoaspartate O-methyltransferase domain-containing protein 2 (The sequence of the model RefSeq protein was modified relative to this genomic sequence to represent the inferred CDS: inserted 1 base in 1 codon; deleted 2 bases in 1 codon; substituted 2 bases at 2 genomic stop codons): protein MGGGASAGEDTDGLRDSLKEARHLRSELVXRAFRAVDRADCCLEGFKENAXKDLAWKHGNIHLSAPCIYSEVMEALDLQPRLSLPNLGSGTGYLSSMAGLLLGPFGVNHGVELHSDVTEYAKQKLDFFIGTSDSFDKMKRNSLERKKREEKHAQRHIGRELDVPGVWGTYASDVQAPLAVRSLRDLARVAIRGTIKKVIHQEAVNXNGNGLKNSPRFKRRRVRRRRMATIVFLDKELFTSRVSSPSDDISCGDLVEERQEVEVMAPPDTAPGPLVSFLHEKVLGLPLPGPLKHSVLYYRER from the exons ATGGGAGGCGGTGCGAGTGCCGGTGAGGAC ACCGACGGGCTGAGAGACAGCTTGAAGGAGGCGCGGCACCTCCGCTCTGAGCTGG GGCGGGCCTTCCGGGCTGTGGACCGCGCGGACTGTTGTCTCGAAGGGTTTAAGGAGAACGCGTAGAAAGACTTGGCGTGGAAGCACGGTAACATCCACCTCTCCGCTCCGTGCATCTACTCGGAGGTGATGGAGGCCCTGGACCTGCAGCCTCGCCTTTCCCTCCCGAACCTGGGCAGCGGCACCGGCTACCTCAGCTCCATGGCGGGGCTC CTTTTAGGCCCCTTTGGTGTGAACCACGGGGTGGAACTCCATTCAGATGTGACAGAGTACGCGAAGCAGAAGCTGGACTTTTTCATCGGGACAAGTGACAGCTTCGACAA GATGAAAAGGAACtccctagaaagaaagaaaagggaagagaagcatGCGCAGAGGCACATTGGCCGTGAGCTGGACGTCCCGGGTGTGTGGGGGACATACGCCAGCGACGtccagg CACCCCTGGCGGTTCGCAGCCTCCGGGACCTGGCGCGCGTTGCcatccggggcaccattaagaagGTCATCCACCAGGAAGCTGTGAACTAAAACGGGAACGGACTGAAGAACTCTCCCAGGTTTAAACGAAGGAGAGTTCGCCGCCGCCGAATGGCAACGATCGTCTTTTTGGACAAAGAGCTGTTTACCAGTCGGGTCTCCAGCCCCTCTGATGACATCAGCTGCGGAGACCTGGTAGAGGAGCGGCAAGAAGTGGAGGTGATGGCGCCGCCGGACACCGCGCCAGGGCCCCTGGTGAGCTTCCTGCACGAGAAGGTCCTGGGCCTTCCTCTGCCAGGTCCCCTGAAGCATTCCGTGCTCTATTACAGAGAACGGTGA